The Chrysemys picta bellii isolate R12L10 chromosome 3, ASM1138683v2, whole genome shotgun sequence DNA window GGTATTTGATCTTCCTACTCATGGTAGTCATATTGCTGTAGAATATATAATATAGAAAGAGTTACAAATGACATATGTTATACTCTATCTAATTTGTAACTATAATACCAGTTTAACATTCAGGATTGAAAAATCCTAACATCTGTATTTGATGAAACATTAGGTTTTTTCACCCCTAAGTGTTAAAGTAGTATTTATACagtatatataaaacaaaatggaaactGGTTTTAGATCTGATGTTGGACATACTGCTAATTATGTCATTAAAATAATGGCATGTTATAAAGAGGCACTTTTAGTGTTTTATATACATCTCGTATCTCTAGTGTAAAGTTTCATGCTTCGCccctttttactaaaaataaaagtATCAGTAGCTAATAAGATGGAGCCTTATAATAAAAAAGCATTAAAACTTGTGTGAATGTACTTGCAATTGCTTAGCTATACTGAAAATGCCAAAGGGCATCATCAGATCCTTTCTTAGCAAAAAGTAAACGTAGGACCAAGATTAAACAATTTGAAGGAGAACAAGGACCAGCTTTTGTAAAAAACAAGAACATtcaccacctccatgagaagcaatATATCCCTAGATTGAAGGGTAAGGGTTTTGAATATTGAATTCTCCTTACATCCAACTGTAATGTCTGTTTTCCTgatgtttaatacatttttttacattttgtttttagcctgacaaatttgtttttaaaaactgccaACTTTTCACAACAATAAGGACCATTCAGTATAAACTTTGGAAGACTCATTTGGTGTTCTCACATTTCACGTACTATACATAGCACATTGTGAAAATTTAGCATCTTGTATGGACAAACCGGAGAAGCATGGGCTCACGCTGAAGATCTGGAAAAGGGTGTACCAAATGGAAGCATTGTTGTGGCAAGCTGCAGATCGGCACTGTTACTTAAAGAGACAGAATCAAAAATAAAACCTTGAGTGACCCTTAAGAATCAGAAAACCCGGGACCCCAGGCTCATGGAAGTTCCTACATAAGGCAGTCAAAATTTACAACCTGTGTTTTACATACACTAAGGAATtacttgttttcttctttttggtAAAACCAACAGCCCAACATACTGCAGAGTCTGAATATGAAATATAGGCACAAATAGGTTCTCCATCTTTTTAGTGCGGAAAACCTAACTATCCAACAATGTAATAAGAAAATGTGAGAAAAAATCTCTAACAATTTGAATAAAACAAAGTACAGTATAAAGGTGCAATATTGAGCAGATTTAATTTTGGTTTAAATACACATGTAAATCATGGAACTTTTCTATTCTTCTTTGTAAAGTATTTCACATTATCAATGTCATTCTAGTTCTTCCCAGTTATCAGTAAGGTTACCTTTGCTCTGTCTTCTAATACTAACCAGCTTTCCCGCTGATTTGATACTCCACCTGGAACTGTTTCCTGAGCTGGCTAGGTTTGTGTATTTTGTGGAGCCTTTGGTCTCATCTTCCCAGCCTGACCAGGATGGATAGTCACTTAAAGTATTTCCTGCATCACTGATGGGGTCTCCAGCAGTAATCTGTGGTGGTTCCCAACCTTCAATCTGATCTGGTTTCCTGCTTTGGGTGTTCTGTTTTATTGCCAAACTGTCCCAAAATCCAGATTTCTTTTCTGACTTCACAtcttcttttaattttaaattagttCTGGAGAATAACAAAAATGTGTTATTTAAACATTGATGTTTCTCCCCATTAAAAACATCAAACTCTCTCTAGCGCACATACTTATTCAAGATAGCAAAAGATAAACTTTCCTAAACTGGTTCTGCCAAAGCAACTCACAAAAACAAAAGATTTGCCTAAGTGTAAgacgattttttaaaaactgaatagctttttaaaaaatcctctgtTTCATACAAAGCTACCACAAAATAAATATCTAAATATGTAACAAATCCTTGTATCATTAAATTATTTATAATTGTTATATGGGACTTCATTCCTCTACTATATTTTCACATCTCCAGCTACCAAAAAGGATATGTTTGCAACACCTTTGATTGAGAGTGTGGAAAATTCAAAGTTATCCTtgcacattttttcttttgaacAAAAGGAGAATATTTTTAACAACACACAAGCAAATCAAATCTCTACATTTTTTCAATAGAAAGATTTTACACACTGAAGAAGAGATTAACCCTGCAAGATGTTCCTGCAAGTTGGCCCCTGTCTGTGTTAAGCTTCCAAGAAGTCAATGGATGTGCACATGAGTCTCCCAATATGAACAACTTGCAGGATCTGTGCCCTGGGAGATCatgaacaaaattttaaaaataaagagcaaaCACATACAACCACAAAAACTTTCCAGGCTGACTGAGGAATACAATAATTAGATACGAGAAAAGGAGGAAAGAGACAAGAGATTTTTTCCTAGTTCCCAAAGAAatactctgacaaaaaaaaaaacaaagctatCAATATgagcatttgaaatattttgtgccATATTTCATTATCTTTATTCATAAGGAATAGTATTCATTACTCTATGAATGATCACACTGCAATTAGTGGAATCACTTGTTAAGTAAGGTGCTACTGAACCTGATACTCTGTACCCCCTTTGTATTTAATGCGCTAACTTACCCTTACACTAAACCAGagtttgtacatttttttttaaacggagcCAAGTTTTGAGAAGTTAAATTTTGTTTGCAACCAAGTTCTAAAGACTTTTTAAAGAGTGTTTATAACCATCAATGTTTGAAGAATATATTGCATCCtaaaaataatttgttccagcTTTCTTTGAGCAGTTCATAGAGAAACATTCAATTATCTAAAGTACTTTGTTTGACTTAACacatgcatatgaagttatgtaATTTCATTTCTCTAATTAAGCAAAGTGTACAATGGTCATTCATAATACTAATGTCATTGGTTACAATTCCAAGTTATAGTCTTGTCCTCCAGAAATAACAACAAGGTCATGCAGTAATTCTTATATGTTAAAATTATGTTTGCAGTTTATCCAAAACTGAGCATGCAGACACATTCACTAAGGTTAAGGTGTCAGCCCCTGATGGTGACCATGCCACGCTAACATATCCAGGCTTCATTACTGTCAGCTTCAGAAAGAGCAGCTCGCCAGACTTCTGGTCCCAAGCAAGGTACAGTGATATGATAATCTAGAACAAGCTATGTGGGTGAACGCAAGACAAATTAGGTGCTACAATTCAACCAGATCTTATGGTTTATAtctttttattacattatttttgAACTATGCTTAATAACATTATAACATACATTAAGACAATTAGGCAAATTTACCCCAGTGGTAAAAGAAATTGAATTAGGAAAATGTTTATCATTTGCCAACCAGCTTTAGTATTTAGCAACTATAGTGCTAAGTTTCATACATCAATTGTCACCCTGCCAGGTTatgtccaaaaatattttatgtgCATTGCAATGCTTTTATAGTTACCAGATTTCCTGAAAAGATTTGTACTATACTGGCCACAAAGCATTGCCATAAAAGTCACCTTATGAAATCTCTGCTAACTATCTTtctcctttaaaagaaaaagagactTTATAGAGGGTACTTGAAATAATAATTTAGATTTTCAGCTGTGTATAGGTTAATAAACATGTAcagcatttaaaaacacaaaatgtcaAGTGTTTATACAAGTAAGTTTGTATATAAGTAATTAGTAAGCCACAGAAGATCGGGTACTAGTGCTGATACAGACATAACCTTCGATGTGCAGTGAGTTATGAAGTGAAGCAGATTCAAAGTTTCCATTACCCACTAATAATGCACAGTTAAATGTCCTTACTGCAGTTAAAGTACCCATTGAATGTAGTTGTGGAAGAGGGGGTTAAAGATGAAAACACTGTTTTAATTTCAGCTTGCAACCTCTGCAATAGGGAAATTGTTAATATCCCAATTAAATAGAAGTGACTGAATATCAGTACTTTAAGCAATCTTTCCTctgttattaaaaccaaaaatctgtTTTGGCTATTTtaatctcatagactcatagatttttacggtcagaagggaccatcatgagcTATTTTAATCTCACAggctcatagattttaaggtcagaagggaccagcacgctagtctgacctcctggaccTTGCagtccacagaacctcacccactcacttctgtaacagacccctaacatctctggctgagttactgaaatcctcaaatcattatttaaagatttcaagctacagacaatccaccatttacagtactttaaacctgcaagtgaccggTGCCCCATGTTGCAGATGAAGGCGAAACaccctcagggtctctgccaatctgatacaatggaaaattcctttccaaccccaaatCTAATTAGACTCAGCCTTAGATTTCCCAGTGATTTCCTCATTTTTCATCACTAGATCACTTAGTTTCATtttctataaaataataataattaaaaaaaatcaagagctgTTTACAACAAAATTAACCTTAAAATGCAGTTGTACTCTGAAAACTGATTAAAAATGACAATGTTTTTCCATGTTTACAGTCTCAATTTCCATATCATGTGTGCTAACTTTACAAGTCAGAAGATATTATGCAACTGGCAATTCTATAAACTCAACCTGAGAATCTGGACTTAAACTGGGTTCTTTTCTTTTCACATTAGCATTCCATATGTAACCTGGCCTCAAAGTGACTGTGTAACTATTGTCTTCAGGTGTAACTTGATTGGCCCTGTCACTGGAGCTTAGAAAACAACTATACTAAACGAAGCAGAAGAGCGAGAGAAAGTTAGATTCTTTCTAAGCTGTGTTTGTTCTGGAGTGTTATTAAGAATAAAAGTagtcaaaagttttttttgttgctaAACTAAATCTTTATATGCAAGGAACAGATATGATGGATTAGAAAGTACTACTTTACACTGTCCCTTTTCAATATCCAACCACACTTTAAGGACTTATTtgagagggtttttgttttgtttttgtgttttttaaataaaaaagtaatacTGGCTTAAAATTTCAGAGTGCTGCTATTGGTTATCCAGCATTTCACTTGCACCCCAATCAGTTACTTAATTTTGATTTATACAGAAAAATCAGTCATAAGTATTAAAAGAAGCTTTGGACTGATTTTTTCTCTACAACATGAAATTTAGTTGAATCAGAGGAGGAATTGCAGTGCAATAGATATTATGCATATAGCATTGATCACAGTTT harbors:
- the TDRP gene encoding testis development-related protein isoform X1, whose product is MSEAGRSRAGCRGDRKARAPPAATRKHGSGRSAAPGRGSGGGRSQNKDQFPHDEVTSSVSQLATKVQSASFRGWKEVTSMFNKDDEQQLLAGCKAPKSKGTNLKLKEDVKSEKKSGFWDSLAIKQNTQSRKPDQIEGWEPPQITAGDPISDAGNTLSDYPSWSGWEDETKGSTKYTNLASSGNSSRWSIKSAGKLVSIRRQSKGNLTDNWEELE
- the TDRP gene encoding testis development-related protein isoform X4; protein product: MLSVFENKDQFPHDEVTSSVSQLATKVQSASFRGWKEVTSMFNKDDEQQLLAGCKAPKSKGTNLKLKEDVKSEKKSGFWDSLAIKQNTQSRKPDQIEGWEPPQITAGDPISDAGNTLSDYPSWSGWEDETKGSTKYTNLASSGNSSRWSIKSAGKLVSIRRQSKGNLTDNWEELE
- the TDRP gene encoding testis development-related protein isoform X2, encoding MWKLNKSSKVLLDDSPEEEETRLRDPPPPQPAASVAASAAQNKDQFPHDEVTSSVSQLATKVQSASFRGWKEVTSMFNKDDEQQLLAGCKAPKSKGTNLKLKEDVKSEKKSGFWDSLAIKQNTQSRKPDQIEGWEPPQITAGDPISDAGNTLSDYPSWSGWEDETKGSTKYTNLASSGNSSRWSIKSAGKLVSIRRQSKGNLTDNWEELE
- the TDRP gene encoding testis development-related protein isoform X3; the protein is MWKLNKSSKVLLDDSPEEEETRLRDPPPPQPAASVAASAAQVQSASFRGWKEVTSMFNKDDEQQLLAGCKAPKSKGTNLKLKEDVKSEKKSGFWDSLAIKQNTQSRKPDQIEGWEPPQITAGDPISDAGNTLSDYPSWSGWEDETKGSTKYTNLASSGNSSRWSIKSAGKLVSIRRQSKGNLTDNWEELE